A portion of the Natronococcus sp. AD-5 genome contains these proteins:
- a CDS encoding TRAP transporter permease gives MATNSQSPVRENPLGLLDGAAYVLGAALTLLTVGYATVLAFGLPRVGIYAQSELYVNVFLGVGLAAYYVEYARSQLRDAADRSELRDGAADSDGRGEGAATGRSSGVRGRFRAGFARIDPAIAIVLAAIALLSTAYVHVHFGRLFEDAHLAGYTTVDILVGTVLIALAIDATRRAFGWIIAAVAVASVLYAHWLVIGIVFLTSNAIPVIDVPDVFRHTGMSWADIARDGAIGINGVYDPTLMGIGSTWVAIFIMFAGIAKAFGLMDFILTVGRELGTSLRTGVVQVAVVSSMIMGSITGSAAANTATTGSFTIPMLKEQGVRDDFAASIEAVASAGGQILPPVMGVAAFLMADILGVSYVQVIQAGVVPAALFYLSVCVAVHFTVLKFGWTSSDLSSFDWRLLLGGVHFTIPLFVLLYTLIYLRYTPLSAGLYTILSIVGVMIVKNLYDDGVDLETARATSRQTLDGVSQGGLEMAPLVGVLAAMGLIVELLEGTGLTQGVATAIIGLGSGMLVVVLALAMVASIMFGLGMPTPAAYILVVVLVAPGVVRMGVPELTTHMFVFYFAMLSAITPPVAISVAIGSRIAGTSFTKSCLQALRIGAPGFVIPFTFVANNSLIYWSRETLFAFPVVLFGTIGLIVATVGFDGAHDLDVPRRALYAVAAIAAMFGSIEHVGIQVAGAAVIAAGLVYANVIVGYGADSRRGVEPSTLE, from the coding sequence ATGGCGACGAACAGTCAGTCCCCCGTGCGGGAAAATCCCCTGGGGTTGCTTGACGGCGCAGCGTACGTGCTGGGAGCGGCCCTGACGTTACTGACGGTCGGCTACGCGACGGTGTTGGCGTTCGGCCTCCCGCGGGTCGGCATCTACGCCCAGTCGGAGCTGTACGTGAACGTCTTCCTCGGCGTCGGGTTAGCGGCGTACTACGTCGAGTACGCGCGATCGCAACTGCGCGACGCCGCCGACCGGTCGGAGCTCCGCGACGGGGCGGCGGATTCCGACGGGCGCGGCGAGGGAGCCGCTACCGGCCGGTCCAGCGGCGTCCGCGGTCGATTTCGAGCCGGGTTCGCGCGGATCGACCCGGCTATCGCGATCGTACTCGCGGCGATCGCACTCCTCTCGACGGCGTACGTCCACGTCCACTTCGGACGCCTCTTCGAGGACGCCCACCTCGCCGGCTACACCACCGTCGACATCCTCGTCGGGACCGTCCTCATCGCCCTCGCGATCGACGCGACGCGGCGCGCGTTCGGCTGGATAATCGCCGCCGTGGCCGTCGCCTCGGTCCTGTACGCACACTGGCTTGTGATCGGGATCGTCTTCCTGACGTCGAACGCGATTCCCGTGATCGACGTTCCCGACGTGTTCCGACACACGGGGATGAGCTGGGCCGACATCGCGCGCGACGGCGCGATCGGCATCAACGGCGTCTACGACCCCACGCTGATGGGGATCGGCTCCACCTGGGTCGCGATCTTCATCATGTTCGCCGGGATCGCGAAAGCGTTCGGGCTGATGGATTTCATCCTCACGGTCGGCCGCGAACTCGGCACCAGCCTCCGGACCGGCGTCGTCCAGGTCGCCGTCGTCTCGAGCATGATCATGGGGTCGATCACCGGCAGCGCCGCCGCGAACACGGCGACGACGGGGAGTTTCACCATCCCGATGTTGAAAGAGCAGGGCGTTCGCGACGACTTCGCCGCGTCGATCGAGGCCGTCGCCTCAGCCGGCGGACAGATACTGCCGCCGGTGATGGGCGTCGCCGCGTTCCTCATGGCCGACATCCTCGGCGTCAGCTACGTGCAGGTCATCCAGGCGGGCGTCGTTCCGGCGGCGCTGTTCTACCTCTCGGTCTGCGTCGCCGTCCACTTCACCGTCCTCAAGTTCGGCTGGACCTCGAGCGACCTCTCGTCGTTCGACTGGCGGCTCTTGCTGGGCGGCGTCCACTTCACGATTCCGCTGTTCGTGTTGCTGTACACGCTGATCTATCTCCGGTACACGCCCCTCTCGGCGGGGCTGTACACGATCCTCTCGATCGTCGGCGTGATGATCGTCAAGAACCTCTACGACGACGGCGTCGACCTCGAGACCGCTCGAGCGACGAGCAGACAGACCCTCGACGGGGTCTCGCAGGGGGGCCTCGAGATGGCCCCGCTCGTCGGCGTGCTCGCGGCGATGGGGCTGATCGTCGAACTGCTCGAGGGGACTGGCCTGACCCAGGGGGTCGCGACGGCCATCATCGGCCTCGGGAGCGGGATGCTCGTCGTGGTGCTGGCGCTGGCGATGGTCGCGAGCATCATGTTCGGCCTGGGGATGCCGACGCCGGCGGCGTACATTCTCGTCGTCGTGCTGGTCGCCCCCGGCGTCGTTCGGATGGGCGTTCCCGAACTCACGACGCACATGTTCGTCTTCTACTTCGCCATGCTGTCGGCGATCACGCCGCCCGTCGCGATCTCGGTCGCGATCGGGTCGCGAATCGCCGGGACGAGCTTCACGAAATCCTGCCTGCAGGCGCTGCGGATCGGCGCGCCCGGGTTCGTCATCCCGTTTACGTTCGTCGCGAACAACAGCCTCATCTACTGGTCCCGGGAGACGCTGTTCGCGTTCCCGGTCGTCCTCTTCGGAACGATCGGGCTCATCGTCGCGACCGTCGGGTTCGACGGCGCGCACGATCTCGACGTCCCGCGGCGAGCGCTCTACGCCGTCGCCGCGATCGCCGCGATGTTCGGCTCGATCGAGCACGTCGGGATCCAGGTGGCCGGCGCCGCCGTCATCGCCGCCGGACTGGTGTACGCGAACGTGATCGTCGGCTACGGCGCCGACTCCCGTCGGGGCGTCGAACCGTCGACGCTCGAGTGA
- a CDS encoding AMP-binding protein: MTNLVTAVAATVDANPESPAIAFDGEEVSYETFWERAGRFAKALDERGIGEGDRVGIYLPNLPQFVTAFYGTLRAGGIVVPMNPQYKAREIGHLLGDSGAKAVVSLGANLEEVESVLADTDVERVIAVGDDVVDDSAAVGFEAFLADETLEVVDRADDDVAVQPYTSGTTGTPKGVLLTHRNLAWTTRANADVPPGGFRASDRLVGTLPLFHIYGMSVVMNGAMYSGGTYYPVPEWDAPTVMDLLEDAEISIMFGVPAMFNDMINQPDADVYEFDSLRFVNSGGASLPLEVLERFESLYDVQLNEGYGLTETSPVTHANTPDARRKGSIGRPLEGVEAKVVTEEFEAVPRVEAGPVDEDEASLHEITGELVVAGPNVMKGYYGLPEANEAAFTETDGTRWFHTGDVCYWDEDDFFFVVDREKHMIVTGGYNVYPREVEELLFEHEAVADAAVVGVPDDRRGETVKALIVPVPDADVTPEGIKRYCLDSLAEYKHPREVQFVEELPRTTTGKVQKFKIRDRDE, from the coding sequence ATGACGAATCTCGTCACAGCAGTCGCCGCGACCGTCGATGCGAATCCGGAGTCGCCCGCGATCGCGTTCGACGGCGAAGAAGTGAGCTACGAGACGTTCTGGGAACGGGCCGGGCGATTCGCGAAGGCCCTCGACGAGCGCGGAATCGGCGAGGGCGACCGGGTCGGGATCTACCTCCCGAACCTGCCGCAGTTCGTCACGGCGTTCTACGGCACGCTCCGGGCCGGCGGCATCGTCGTCCCGATGAACCCGCAGTACAAGGCCCGCGAGATCGGCCACCTGCTCGGCGACAGCGGGGCGAAGGCGGTCGTCTCGCTCGGCGCGAACCTCGAGGAAGTCGAATCGGTGCTCGCGGACACCGACGTCGAACGGGTGATCGCCGTCGGCGACGACGTCGTCGACGATTCGGCGGCCGTCGGCTTCGAAGCGTTCCTCGCCGACGAGACGCTCGAGGTCGTCGACCGCGCGGACGACGACGTCGCCGTCCAGCCCTACACCTCGGGGACGACCGGCACGCCGAAGGGCGTCCTGCTCACCCACCGCAACCTCGCCTGGACGACGCGGGCGAACGCCGACGTCCCGCCGGGCGGGTTCCGAGCCTCGGATCGACTCGTCGGCACGCTCCCGCTCTTTCACATCTACGGGATGTCCGTCGTGATGAACGGCGCCATGTACAGCGGCGGCACCTACTACCCCGTTCCCGAGTGGGACGCGCCGACGGTGATGGACCTGCTCGAGGACGCGGAGATCTCGATCATGTTCGGCGTGCCGGCGATGTTCAACGACATGATCAACCAGCCCGACGCAGACGTTTACGAGTTCGACTCCCTGCGGTTCGTCAACTCCGGCGGCGCGAGTCTGCCGCTCGAGGTGCTCGAGCGCTTCGAGTCGCTGTACGACGTCCAGCTCAACGAGGGGTACGGCCTGACGGAGACGAGCCCGGTCACGCACGCCAACACGCCGGACGCTCGCCGGAAGGGAAGCATCGGACGGCCGCTCGAGGGCGTCGAGGCGAAGGTCGTGACCGAGGAGTTCGAGGCGGTGCCTCGCGTCGAGGCGGGTCCCGTCGATGAGGACGAAGCGTCTCTCCACGAGATCACGGGCGAACTCGTCGTCGCCGGTCCGAACGTGATGAAGGGGTACTACGGGCTCCCCGAGGCGAACGAGGCTGCCTTCACGGAAACCGACGGCACGCGCTGGTTCCACACCGGCGACGTCTGCTACTGGGACGAGGACGACTTCTTCTTCGTCGTCGACCGCGAGAAGCACATGATCGTCACCGGCGGCTACAACGTCTATCCGCGGGAGGTCGAGGAGCTCCTCTTCGAGCACGAGGCCGTCGCCGACGCCGCGGTCGTCGGCGTGCCGGACGACCGGCGCGGCGAGACCGTGAAGGCGCTGATCGTGCCGGTTCCCGACGCTGACGTCACGCCCGAGGGGATCAAGCGGTACTGTCTGGACAGCCTGGCGGAGTACAAGCACCCGCGAGAGGTCCAGTTCGTCGAGGAACTCCCGCGAACGACGACGGGGAAGGTCCAGAAGTTCAAAATCCGAGATCGAGACGAGTAA
- a CDS encoding acyl-CoA dehydrogenase family protein, translated as MAFALSDEHRAIRDAVREFGENEIGPVAEEYDREGTYPEEIRREAAKYDFVAPGIPLEYDGAGMDKISSTIVTEELWRADPGIGSAVGSAGFGTNMILEFGDEWMKEEWLPKIANGETASCSMISEPAHGSNVAGIETVAEEDGDDYVLNGNKMWITNGTVADVGVLMAKTSPDEGHRGITAFLVEMDSDGIRTEKIDNKLGIRASDLAEVIVDDVRVPEENVIGEVDQGFYQLMEFFASGRTSVAAQAVGAAQGALDAALEYADEREQFGQKIKGFQAIEHKIAEMATKVEAARSLTYRAATQVERNNQDVAAQFSSMAKLFASEISVEVADEGIQVHGGSGYVTDYPAERYYRDARITKIYEGTSEIQKNIIADRLL; from the coding sequence ATGGCATTCGCCCTGTCCGACGAGCACCGCGCGATCCGCGACGCCGTTCGCGAGTTCGGCGAAAACGAGATCGGGCCGGTGGCCGAAGAGTACGACCGGGAGGGAACGTACCCCGAAGAGATCCGCCGGGAGGCGGCGAAGTACGACTTCGTCGCGCCGGGCATTCCGCTGGAGTACGACGGCGCCGGAATGGACAAGATCTCCTCGACGATCGTCACGGAGGAGCTGTGGCGCGCCGATCCCGGGATCGGATCGGCCGTCGGCAGCGCCGGCTTCGGGACGAACATGATCCTCGAGTTCGGCGACGAGTGGATGAAAGAAGAGTGGCTGCCCAAGATCGCCAACGGCGAGACGGCCTCCTGTTCGATGATCTCCGAGCCCGCCCACGGCTCGAACGTCGCCGGCATCGAGACCGTGGCCGAGGAGGACGGCGACGACTACGTCCTTAACGGGAACAAGATGTGGATCACGAACGGCACCGTCGCCGACGTCGGCGTCCTGATGGCCAAGACCAGTCCCGACGAGGGCCACCGCGGGATCACCGCGTTCCTCGTCGAGATGGACAGTGACGGCATCCGGACCGAGAAGATCGACAACAAACTCGGCATCCGGGCCTCGGACCTCGCGGAGGTCATCGTCGATGACGTCCGCGTCCCCGAGGAGAACGTCATCGGCGAGGTCGACCAGGGATTCTACCAGCTGATGGAGTTCTTCGCCTCCGGCCGCACGAGCGTCGCCGCACAGGCCGTCGGCGCCGCCCAGGGTGCCCTTGACGCCGCGCTCGAGTACGCCGACGAGCGCGAGCAGTTCGGCCAGAAGATCAAGGGGTTCCAGGCCATCGAGCACAAGATCGCCGAGATGGCGACGAAAGTCGAAGCCGCCCGCTCGCTGACCTACCGCGCCGCGACCCAGGTCGAGCGGAACAACCAGGACGTCGCCGCGCAGTTCTCGAGCATGGCGAAGCTGTTCGCCAGCGAAATCTCGGTCGAAGTCGCCGACGAAGGGATTCAGGTCCACGGCGGCTCGGGCTACGTCACGGACTACCCGGCGGAACGCTACTACCGCGACGCCCGTATCACGAAGATCTACGAGGGGACGAGCGAGATTCAGAAGAACATCATCGCCGATCGGTTGCTGTAA
- a CDS encoding thiolase family protein: MSDQQPVVVQAVRTPQGKQGGAFAEIGSEELSVPLVDAMLERTGLAGSDVDDVRWGCARQVNEQSNNVARVIALCSDLGEGVPGTTIDRLCASSAEAIASASDAIRAGQREVVIAGGVENMSRNERRKGIGSYDGIAERYDAAGLQMGRTAETVARRYDISRDAQDEYGARSQQRACEAAEVGRFDDEIVSIETGERVVEADEGLRPGTTAEKIGDLPPAFEEDGTVTAANASQISDGAAGVLLTSRGFAEERGLEILAEVEDHNVAGVDPRVMGIGPVPAVRGLWDRNGRSVEDYDLVELNEAFASQTLYCRDELGFDDERFNVNGGAIAIGHPLGASGARLPVTLIHELRRRGGGLGLATMCVGYGQGVAVEFRVPDGN, encoded by the coding sequence ATGTCCGACCAGCAGCCAGTCGTGGTCCAGGCAGTGCGAACTCCGCAGGGAAAACAGGGCGGCGCCTTCGCCGAAATCGGGAGCGAGGAACTCTCCGTCCCGCTCGTCGATGCGATGCTCGAGCGGACGGGACTCGCCGGGAGCGACGTCGACGACGTCCGGTGGGGCTGTGCCAGGCAGGTGAACGAGCAGAGCAACAACGTCGCCCGCGTGATCGCGCTCTGCTCGGATCTCGGCGAGGGGGTGCCGGGCACGACGATCGATCGCCTCTGTGCGTCCTCCGCCGAGGCGATCGCGAGCGCGAGCGACGCCATCCGAGCGGGCCAGCGCGAGGTCGTTATCGCGGGCGGCGTCGAGAACATGTCCCGGAACGAGCGCCGAAAGGGGATCGGCTCCTACGACGGAATCGCCGAACGGTACGACGCCGCCGGCCTCCAGATGGGACGGACAGCCGAGACGGTCGCCCGACGATACGACATCAGCAGGGACGCGCAGGACGAGTACGGCGCCCGCAGCCAGCAGCGCGCCTGCGAGGCCGCCGAGGTGGGGCGGTTCGACGACGAGATCGTCTCGATCGAAACCGGTGAGCGGGTCGTCGAGGCGGACGAGGGGCTTCGACCCGGCACGACCGCGGAGAAGATCGGCGATCTTCCGCCGGCGTTCGAGGAGGACGGCACCGTCACCGCCGCGAACGCCTCCCAGATCTCGGACGGGGCGGCGGGCGTGTTGCTCACCTCGAGGGGGTTCGCCGAGGAGCGCGGCCTCGAGATTCTCGCCGAGGTCGAGGACCACAACGTCGCCGGCGTCGATCCGCGGGTCATGGGGATCGGCCCGGTACCTGCGGTTCGCGGCCTCTGGGACCGAAACGGGCGCTCGGTCGAGGACTACGATCTCGTCGAACTCAACGAGGCCTTCGCCAGCCAGACGCTGTACTGCCGGGACGAACTCGGCTTCGACGACGAGAGATTCAACGTCAACGGCGGCGCCATCGCGATCGGACACCCGCTCGGCGCCTCCGGCGCGCGCCTCCCCGTAACGCTCATTCACGAACTCCGGCGGCGGGGCGGCGGGCTCGGACTGGCGACGATGTGCGTCGGCTACGGCCAGGGTGTCGCGGTCGAGTTCCGCGTGCCGGACGGAAACTGA
- a CDS encoding 3-hydroxyacyl-CoA dehydrogenase family protein, with product MQIAVLGAGSMGHGIAQVSAMAGHDVVLRDVEPELVEAGLEGIRENLRGGVDREKVTEAEVEETLERIGGTTDLADAVADADLVIEAVPEDMGLKRDVFSDVEEAAGEEAVIASNTSSLSVTEMASALERPERAVGLHFFNPPHLMELVEIVIAEQTDERTEEFAVDYVRDIEKEDVVVRDSAGFATSRLGLATGLEAIRMVEEGVASPADIDEAMKLGYGYPMGPIELGDHVGLDVRLHIAEHLREELGERFKPPQALRRKVRAGKLGKKSGEGFYVWEDGERVGTSGDRGGDGDE from the coding sequence ATGCAAATCGCAGTTCTCGGTGCCGGCAGCATGGGGCACGGAATCGCCCAGGTGTCCGCGATGGCGGGCCACGACGTCGTTCTGCGGGACGTCGAGCCCGAACTGGTCGAGGCGGGTCTCGAGGGGATCCGCGAGAACCTCCGGGGCGGCGTCGACCGGGAGAAGGTGACGGAAGCCGAGGTGGAGGAGACCCTCGAGCGCATCGGGGGGACGACCGACCTCGCGGACGCCGTCGCCGATGCCGACCTCGTGATCGAGGCGGTGCCCGAGGATATGGGCCTCAAACGGGACGTCTTCTCGGACGTCGAGGAGGCCGCGGGAGAGGAGGCGGTCATCGCCTCGAACACCTCCTCGCTCTCGGTGACGGAGATGGCGAGCGCGCTCGAGCGACCGGAGCGCGCGGTCGGCCTTCACTTCTTCAACCCGCCGCACCTGATGGAGCTGGTCGAAATCGTGATCGCCGAGCAGACCGACGAGCGCACCGAGGAGTTTGCCGTCGACTACGTCCGCGACATCGAGAAGGAGGACGTCGTCGTCCGCGACAGCGCCGGCTTCGCGACCTCGCGGCTCGGCCTCGCGACGGGGCTCGAGGCGATCCGGATGGTCGAGGAGGGCGTCGCGAGCCCCGCGGACATCGACGAGGCGATGAAACTCGGCTACGGCTACCCGATGGGCCCGATCGAGCTCGGCGACCACGTCGGCCTCGACGTCCGCCTGCACATCGCCGAACACCTCCGCGAGGAACTCGGCGAGCGGTTCAAGCCGCCGCAGGCGCTGCGCCGGAAGGTTCGGGCGGGCAAGCTCGGCAAGAAGTCCGGCGAGGGGTTCTACGTCTGGGAGGACGGCGAGCGCGTCGGTACGAGCGGCGACCGGGGAGGTGACGGGGATGAGTGA
- a CDS encoding enoyl-CoA hydratase/isomerase family protein, producing the protein MSELTDEYEVLSVEVGEHAERVATVAIERPDARNALNGRVRSELKDAVATAEADDDVRALVLTGGEGTGAFVAGADVTDFKGRGPVEQREASDRPRVYETVDDASIPVIARINGHALGGGCELAQACDVRIAASGAKLGQPEINLGLIPGGGGTQRLARLVGEGQAMRLVLSGELVDAAEAKEIGLVDEVYDEDDLDDGVYDLAASMAEKSPIALEFAKKAVKAGSRMGLEEGLEYESELFVQLFATDDKDEGIAAFLEGREPEFEGK; encoded by the coding sequence ATGAGTGAGCTGACCGACGAGTACGAGGTCCTCTCGGTCGAGGTCGGCGAGCACGCCGAGCGCGTCGCGACGGTCGCCATCGAGCGTCCCGACGCTCGCAACGCGCTCAACGGCCGGGTTCGGTCGGAGCTGAAGGACGCGGTCGCCACCGCCGAGGCGGACGACGACGTTCGCGCCCTCGTGCTCACGGGCGGCGAGGGCACGGGGGCGTTCGTCGCCGGTGCGGACGTCACCGACTTCAAGGGCCGCGGTCCGGTCGAACAGCGCGAGGCCAGCGATCGGCCGCGAGTCTACGAGACCGTCGACGACGCCTCGATCCCGGTCATCGCCCGGATCAACGGCCACGCGCTCGGCGGCGGCTGCGAACTCGCGCAGGCTTGCGACGTTCGCATCGCGGCCTCGGGCGCGAAACTCGGCCAACCCGAGATCAACCTCGGGCTCATCCCCGGCGGCGGCGGCACGCAGCGCCTCGCCCGCCTCGTCGGCGAGGGACAGGCGATGCGGCTCGTCCTCTCGGGGGAGCTCGTCGACGCCGCGGAGGCGAAGGAGATCGGCCTCGTCGACGAGGTCTACGACGAGGACGACCTCGACGACGGCGTCTACGACCTCGCGGCGTCGATGGCCGAGAAGAGCCCCATCGCCCTCGAGTTCGCCAAGAAGGCGGTCAAGGCGGGCTCGCGCATGGGGCTCGAGGAGGGCCTCGAGTACGAGTCCGAGCTGTTCGTCCAGCTCTTTGCGACCGACGACAAGGACGAGGGGATCGCGGCGTTCCTCGAGGGACGGGAGCCGGAGTTCGAGGGGAAGTGA
- a CDS encoding LUD domain-containing protein: MSSDSREAKATRIRHLLRTEGDAVERNTRTFNRGRYDAVAELEAYEEYRNRAREIKERAIENLPELIDEVAAAVEENGGTVYLADDAADANRYVREVVADADAETVVKSKSMTTEELEVNDALEADGIDVWETDLGEFVLQVADETPSHIVAPAIHKSREGIAELFRERFDPDERLETAEDLTMFARGFLGERIREADVGVTGANFVTADSGSIALVTSEGNARKTVTATDTQIAVAGVEKIVPTVEDLHPFVELIGKSGTGQDVTAYVSLLTPPVDAPSLDRDPVAPLSSESADERDFHLVLVDNGRTAMREDDQLRETLYCIRCSACANSCANFQSVGGHAFGGETYSGGIATGWETGVHGYDSAAEFNDLCTGCTRCVNACPVKIDIPWINNVVRDRLNRGGDDGRFEFVYDELVPDEEPGGIDLQKRLFGNYETLAKLGSATAPVSNWVGELGPVRALLERAAGVDERRSLPEFHRETLRDWFSARGPSVSRADADREVVLYPDAYTNYVDVDRGKAAVRVLEALNVHVRIPAVGESGRAPLSQGMIDTADERASRVYAALAEHVDAGRDVVVIEPSDLAMFQREYEKLLPERSFERLRDGSYEILEYVYGCLENGADPSALRRPERPVAYHAHCQQRTLGLERYTTTVFRELGADVLESDVECCGMAGSFGYKTQYYDLSMDVGDRLREQFTSPAARDRLVVASGTSCEEQLGALLERDAAHPVEVLDPARRNRTDR; this comes from the coding sequence ATGAGCTCCGACTCGCGCGAGGCGAAAGCGACCCGCATTCGCCACCTGCTGCGGACCGAGGGCGACGCCGTCGAGCGGAACACGCGGACGTTCAACCGGGGGCGGTACGACGCGGTCGCGGAACTCGAGGCCTACGAGGAGTACCGAAATCGAGCCCGCGAGATCAAAGAGCGCGCCATCGAGAACCTGCCCGAACTGATCGACGAGGTCGCGGCGGCCGTCGAGGAAAACGGCGGGACGGTCTACCTCGCCGACGACGCCGCGGACGCGAACCGCTACGTTCGGGAAGTCGTCGCCGACGCGGACGCCGAGACGGTGGTCAAGTCGAAGTCGATGACGACGGAGGAACTCGAGGTCAACGACGCGCTCGAGGCCGACGGCATCGACGTCTGGGAGACCGACCTCGGGGAGTTCGTCCTCCAGGTGGCAGACGAGACGCCCTCGCACATCGTCGCGCCGGCGATCCACAAGTCCCGGGAGGGGATCGCCGAGCTGTTCCGCGAGCGGTTCGATCCCGACGAGCGACTCGAGACCGCCGAGGACCTGACGATGTTCGCCCGGGGGTTCCTCGGCGAGCGCATCCGCGAGGCCGACGTCGGCGTGACGGGAGCGAACTTCGTCACCGCGGACTCGGGCTCAATCGCGCTCGTCACCAGCGAGGGCAACGCCCGAAAGACGGTGACCGCGACGGACACCCAGATCGCCGTCGCCGGCGTCGAGAAGATCGTTCCGACGGTCGAGGATCTCCACCCGTTCGTCGAACTCATCGGCAAATCGGGGACGGGCCAGGACGTCACCGCCTACGTCTCGCTGCTGACGCCGCCGGTCGACGCCCCGTCGCTCGACCGGGATCCCGTCGCGCCGCTCTCGTCGGAGAGCGCGGACGAGCGCGACTTTCACCTCGTGCTCGTCGACAACGGCCGCACGGCGATGCGCGAGGACGATCAGCTCCGGGAGACGCTGTACTGCATCCGCTGTTCGGCCTGCGCGAACTCGTGTGCGAACTTCCAGTCGGTCGGCGGCCACGCCTTCGGCGGCGAGACCTACTCCGGCGGCATCGCGACGGGCTGGGAAACCGGCGTCCACGGCTACGACAGCGCCGCCGAGTTCAACGATCTCTGCACCGGCTGCACGCGCTGCGTCAACGCCTGTCCGGTCAAGATCGACATCCCGTGGATCAACAACGTCGTCCGCGACCGGCTCAACCGCGGAGGCGACGACGGCCGGTTCGAGTTCGTCTACGACGAGCTCGTTCCCGACGAGGAGCCCGGCGGGATCGACCTGCAAAAGCGACTGTTCGGCAACTACGAGACGCTCGCGAAGCTCGGCAGTGCGACCGCACCGGTGTCGAACTGGGTCGGCGAACTGGGCCCCGTCAGGGCCCTCCTCGAGCGCGCCGCCGGCGTCGACGAGCGACGATCGCTCCCCGAGTTCCATCGGGAGACGCTTCGCGACTGGTTTAGCGCGCGGGGGCCGAGCGTCTCCCGAGCCGACGCCGACCGGGAGGTCGTCCTCTACCCCGACGCCTACACCAACTACGTGGACGTCGACCGCGGGAAGGCCGCGGTTCGGGTGCTCGAGGCGCTGAACGTCCACGTCCGGATCCCCGCGGTGGGCGAGAGCGGGCGCGCGCCGCTCTCGCAGGGGATGATCGACACCGCCGACGAGCGGGCGAGCCGGGTGTACGCGGCGCTCGCCGAACACGTAGACGCCGGCCGGGACGTCGTCGTCATCGAACCCTCCGACCTGGCGATGTTCCAGCGCGAGTACGAGAAGCTGCTCCCCGAGCGGTCGTTCGAGCGCCTCCGGGACGGCAGCTACGAGATCCTCGAGTACGTCTACGGCTGCCTCGAGAACGGCGCCGACCCCTCGGCGCTTCGACGGCCCGAGCGGCCCGTCGCCTACCACGCCCACTGCCAGCAGCGGACGCTCGGGCTCGAGCGCTACACGACGACGGTGTTCCGGGAGCTCGGCGCCGACGTTCTCGAGAGCGACGTCGAGTGCTGCGGGATGGCCGGAAGCTTCGGCTACAAGACGCAGTACTACGACCTCAGTATGGACGTCGGCGACCGGCTGCGCGAGCAGTTCACGAGTCCGGCGGCGCGGGACCGACTGGTCGTCGCCAGCGGGACCTCCTGCGAGGAACAGTTGGGGGCGCTGCTCGAGCGCGACGCGGCGCACCCGGTCGAGGTGCTCGACCCCGCACGCCGCAATCGGACCGACCGGTAG
- a CDS encoding LUD domain-containing protein: protein MESDVLGTFESALQRVDVRLERTTAANVRGILAEVLEPPAVGVPLPFDGVSLPEAVETEPTPDELEAATTGITAVEFAVADYGSVAIRSSPTGEEPVSVYADVHAAVVAASDVLPDMEAAFERLGTDARGGADTVLATGPSATADMGALVTGAHGPKAVHAVVIEDR from the coding sequence ATGGAGAGCGACGTACTCGGCACCTTCGAATCGGCGCTCCAGCGGGTCGACGTCCGACTGGAACGAACGACCGCGGCCAACGTTCGAGGGATACTGGCGGAGGTTCTCGAGCCGCCCGCCGTCGGCGTCCCCCTCCCGTTCGACGGCGTCTCGCTCCCCGAGGCGGTCGAGACGGAGCCGACGCCGGACGAACTCGAGGCCGCGACGACGGGGATCACGGCGGTCGAGTTCGCCGTCGCCGACTACGGCTCCGTCGCGATCAGGTCCTCGCCGACGGGCGAGGAACCGGTCAGCGTCTACGCCGACGTCCACGCCGCGGTCGTCGCCGCGAGCGACGTGCTTCCCGACATGGAGGCGGCGTTCGAGCGGCTGGGGACCGACGCCAGGGGCGGCGCGGACACCGTGCTCGCGACGGGACCGAGCGCGACGGCCGACATGGGTGCGCTGGTCACGGGTGCGCACGGCCCGAAGGCGGTCCACGCGGTGGTGATCGAAGACCGATGA